The Theobroma cacao cultivar B97-61/B2 chromosome 2, Criollo_cocoa_genome_V2, whole genome shotgun sequence genome includes the window ttgttttttttcttacataatatttttaaaaaaatttaaattatttaaaaatattcaaataatttttattttttattaagtattgttaaatccatatatattttaaattaaataaagatgagACCGTCATGTGATTACATTAATACATTTCATCATTCTCAAACAAATCAATATGTCACATCAATTTTatatgagtataaaatgataaatattatattgattaatggtcattaatcaattatttgtTATAAGAACATATATgagtcaaaataaaaatataaaaattttattgaatgtaataaaagaataaaatttaatttgaagtttttaaagttcaaaatttttttaagtgttatgttttttttttttttgtcttttttattGTAAGGATCTTAAGTTTTTGCTTGACTTGATTTCtgaaacaacttaaatctgAACCAGGCTAAACTTTATTAATAAAAGCTAAATGGGTTGATGGAAAGTTAGTAAAAAGCAAAAGTTTCAAATAAAAGTTATTGACAAGATTACAATGAgaattaattaacttgatatataaatttaataaaattttactatatgAATAGGAATTAGATACTTTTAATAATgcttcattttaaaaattagatattCTTTTACTGTAGCTCCAACCAGTTCATTTGCCTGGCTACTTggattttaagaaattaagaatatggGGACATTTCTCAGCTTTGAGGAATGGCAACATTTTATTCATGTGGGAGGTGCATGATTTTCATTGCATTTACCTCCGCAGCACTAAATGTTTATTAAAAGATACAGTCATGAACAGCggcaaaattatttttctatagCATAAAAAAGGCCCATGCCGTATTTATTATTctaattatagtaaaaattttacaaaataatacttgataaattaataatctcgattaaataaaatttgtaatCGATCTCGATTTAGGATTatcatgataaattaataattcgttaaatttataaaataatataattaaaaaaatatataaatcttacttgatatataaattaaaaatcttcttatacatcaaatatatatatgattcaATTAAGAGATCTTTGTAAAATATGATTCCAATGctacttgtttctttttcaaactGATTGTCTCATTGGGCCTCATCTCTAAGTTTTCTTTGTGTATTAAGAAGTTCTGGTGTAGTACTGTTTTTATAttgtaagagaaaattatgtaatgtgattgttgTTTTGAGTACATCTTTATGTGAGATAACGTCCAATACAAAACTGTAACACCTCGTACCCTCGTTTAGCAATTAATAAGACCCTATCGATAAGATTAAGGATCACATGATATAAATTTAAGGATCAAATAACGGTTACGgatgagaaaaatattttaaaataaaatattattagttattatttttaaataaaataatattaaaatattaatattttatttattattgaaattagTCACAAATGAAGAGTATACTACTAATTCAAGTGAGGGAAAAGAAGtaaggaaaaattttagaaaaacgATGATAATTGTACCCAcatgattttgttaaattgATCTAGTATGTGTAAgtaaacatttaaatattatgataatACCGTATTGAAGTAtagatttgatattttattaatacaattgttaaagaaaaaaataaaaaaatttaaaattaaaagattatgagataacttaattaaaaagataaagacttgaataattaaataataaatttttcattaatttgatcaaagcttcctttgtaGCATTGTTCCTTGTGGCCGGCCATCCTATGTAGCATTGTTGAAAATGTAAGGCATACATAAGTCAACTATTGAAGGTGGCGTTAATGACAAAGACAAAAGAAGACAAAATTTGCATATAAAGGTAGTATTTTATCCAAGCCACCGAGGGACCAACAGTAAATTTCTTATGAAAAGCggtgcaattttttttatgcttcTTTGGGAGTAACGGCAGTTCATATTAGCTGTCACTTGGCATgtaaaacatatttatcttGATTCCATTGATATCAACGGCAAGGAAgggaaagatattttttaaaggattttggtttaagttttaaaaagGGAGCTTCGGTTTTTAAGTCTAGGACGgaggagaaagagaagagagaagaaaaagaagaaggtaGAGAGAGGGAGAGCATCGGTGTCGGAGGAGAAGGAAGAGtgagaacaaaaagaaaaagggaaggaagaaagaaaaaaaaaaagaaaagtagaagAGAAACGCCGGCTTGAAGGAAGGCCGGCGGtaagggaagaaaagagaggaaaaaaaaaaagagaaaaaaaataaaaaaataaaataaaaaaaaagaggagtaagaaagagaaaggaagaaattgaaaagaaaaaaagaaaaaatagatataTGCATGAACCAATAGTAAAGTAATGTCTCGTTATTGTGAAGTGAGTGggtattaagttttaaaattatatctctataacatattatatatgttaCATTTGAAAGTTGACGAAATTGTAGACAACATTAGTTGGTAGAAACCCTTAAGTTATTTGTGTTTGTGacaaggattttaaatttattttttttataatatatttaaatatatctaCATACTTTTAATTACAGgaaaacaaatttttgattggcttttcacttcaaaatcaTATCTTGTAAGCTTGTGTGATGTTTAAGCTAATGgcatttttattgatttatagaatttgatgataaattatttatttcacttATCATGCTAATTTGGTAAATATACCatgttttgaaataaaatatacacAACATTGATTTGTGATTATATTGTTTacaaactattatgttttgcaaatgtattaaattataatgatttttatttgaacgTAATTGAGATATACTTGATAGAACCTGTTACCACACCAGGTCAAGTGTGGTCTTTGTGCATAAAGTAGTAATTGTCAATTATcgatatttgatttaaaaagggaacttgaagccccgatttatatATGGTGGTATGAGTAGTTTCCACGAGTAGGTAAAAAGGGAGTCTTGAAGCCTCGATTTAAATATAGTGGCGTGGGTAGTTCCCGCAAGTAGATAAAAAGAGGGATCTAAAGTCTCAATTTATATATGGTGGCATGGGTAGTTCTCACGAGGAGGTAAAATAGGGAGACCTTAAGCCCCGATTCATCTGGTGGCACGGGCAGTTCTCACGAGTAGGTGATGATGTTAGAGAAAATAAGCCTATGGGCTATGCTAATCCTACCCGATGATGATGCTCTCTTGTGGATTTTTATTTCACTATACATGACATTAAcacttgaaatttttatttaatgacaAGTGAAATTTACTTATTCATTGGTGATAAATTATTTCgtctttttatatttgagacttttcatttttctcttgtCATTGAATTTAATGTTGACTAGATGTCGGGGTTGAAAGATTTTCTAGTACCTTAAATACAACTGTTTTCATATATGTTTACTtgtgaattattttttttaagaattgtaaggtataaaaaacaaaatatctcatttttatGGAATGTATTTTCTTCgcttatttttgaatttataaacattttacctttatgtttgtttcccCTCCTCGCCTGCTCACGGGGTCAACGATAATtactgagtctatgagactcacatcgctcttatttctcttttttgcagATAGAGATTAGTCTAACGTGTAACCATCGGTGCATACGATCCACCGTAGattaggtaaaggcatctcctaaCCCGCTTCGAGTTGCTCCGCTGCCTAAGGTTGTGTCACAAAGAAATTGCtagatgttgaaaaatgttgttaaTTCATGGTCATGAATTGTTTAAGACTTTGTaattgatattattttgaatagaGTAAACAGtagtttaattattaatatttgctTACGCAcgtgaatatatatatatatatttaatgaatctAACGGAAGTTTCAAATGAGGTTTGTTCGGGACTTAGCAAAAATTTTCTCGGAAGTCTCGAACGTCGGTAATGACTTAGGAGGGGTCGTTACAAAAACTATCATCTTCAACTTCATCTTCTTTGTCATTTCCAATGACGCTTTCAATAATTTGCTCATCaagaataatgataattcGTAATTAGATAATTAGGTAATATTCGTATAATCACAATATAGAATACATGTATTAAgttcaatatttaaaaaaaaagtctcgataaattaatttttattaattaatataaaaattaataaatttttaatttttaattaaataatatctcgataaattaataaaatttcataatactaaaactattaatttataaagattTTACTGTATTATATActtaaatttcatcaattaAAAACAAGAAGCAATCCACTGCTAAACAACTATATCAGGTCTTGCTGGAAATGgtggagtctttgaaatcacCATGGAATGATTTTGCTCTTCTGATATTTCAAGAACATTAGTACCTTGCGTTGCACTTGTTTGCTAACAATTAATCAAAGCTTTACCATAATCTATCAAACTAACTGATCAGGTCTTCTTCAAGGCAGACATATTACAAATATGATGCATTGCAAACCATATGCATGGGCGATGCACATTACTAAAACAAGATGTTGGGAGAATATTAAAACTTGAATGCCTGGAGTGGCCATCTGCCCATCTTTCTTGTCTCCCTGTCGTTTTGTCCCCTatgtttttccattttcccATTGTCTGGCTGTAGCACTTGTCTCTGTTTGCACAATAATTAGAATTTGGAGGCATACTGTTTTTCTGTAGAAGTGCGTATACTTatctaattaaataattatatacacAAATGTATGTACACATTGTTTATTCAGATTTTAAGACCCACATATACTATTATGATGGAATACAgtgtcaaaaaaaaataaaaaaaaaatttctaattactaatcatatatatatatgtatatatgtgtgtgtatatatatacatgcaaACTTATTCTTCCATTTTGTTCTATTATCTCGACAACCTTAAATCCTTATATCCTAaaagatttttgtttctttttttggggTTTAATTGATGTCAGGCTTAGTTTGGCTAGAAATATTGATAAAAATGTAGataaaaattcttttgttttaaactTATAATCTCGGTATAAGGAATAAAGATGTTAGATCTTAATTAGTAAATTCTCTGCTTATTTAGATCTTAATGTCATTATTATTGCTAGATTTGTAGCGATGGATTCCTGtttaattaataaacaaaatgCATTACACTTCCCTATCTAATCATATACGTAAAATGCTCAACAtctaattatatttcatatattcAAACATTACAACAGTACCTTAACTTTTTGACAATAGTTGACCTGATCCTAATACACTCACATAACACAATTCTTTATTCTCAAACAGACAGACACACCTTCACGTACGAGGTACAGCTTCATACTACAGAAATAGTCGAAGATACTAATTAAAGAGGCAATTCCTGCATGAAAGCAATCTTTTCAACCCTGGTAAACGCTTGCTTTCTTGCCTTGGTTAAAAATCACTGAcaaattgtttcttttttttaaggtCAACATTGTCAGTGTAAGCACTAACACTTGGCCTCGGCTTGAAATCATTAGCAAATGAcaactcctttttttttaggCCAACATCGTCGGTGTAAGCAGAAACACTTGGCCTCGGCTCGAAATCATTAGCAAATGccaacttcttttttttaaggcCAACATCGTCAGTGTAAGCACTAACACTTGGCCTCGGCTCGAAATCATTTGCAAAtaacttcttttctttaaggCCAACATCGTCAACGTAAGTAGTAACACTTGGCCTCGGCTCGAAATCTTTAGCAAATGccaacttcttttctttaagaCCAACATCGTCTGTGTAAGCAGTAACACCTGGCCTCGGCTCGAAATCATTAGCAAATGACAGCTTCTTTTCTCTAAGGCCAACATCGTCGGTGTAAGCAGTAGCACTTGGTCTCGGTTCAAAATCATTAACAAATGCCAACTTCTCTTCTTTAAGGTCGACATTGTCAGTGTAAGTAGTAACGCTTGGCCTTGGTTCGAAATCATTAGCAATTGACAACTTCTCTTTAGAACCAACATCATCAGTATAAGCTGTAGCACTTGGTTTGGGTTCAAAGCTTTTAGCAAATGATGacaatttcttctctttaagGCCAACATCGTCAGTGTGAGCAGTAGCACTGGGCCTCTGTTCGAAATCGTTAGCAAATGATGACTTTTCTCCAGTAGACCTTGGGTTGAAATCCTTAACGAATGATTTCTCTTCTGCTGGCTTAATGTCATTGTCATAAGCCGTAGCACCATGTCCTGGCTCAAAATCCTTAACAAAAGTCTTCTCTTTCTGAGGCTCAAAGCTCTGATCAGCATCATGACAGTTGGGTTTTTCATCAGAGAAAGATGAGGCAGCTGCATCGATGCGGAGAAGGCCTTCGATTGCTTCCGGCATGGGTTCATCTTTCATTATAGCTCTCCAATATTCCCCAGGGTCCGTTCTTGCTGCTATGGTGTTAGCAAACTGCGCAGAATGAGATCAAAAATAGTTGGAGCTATAGCTACCATAACgtcaaataaaaatgaaacatTAGTATATGAACTATGAGTGTTTTGCTAGTTTCCTTTTGCCCTTCTattttaaagtataaaatttctgAGTTTGTGCTTGACAATATGATCGAAGATTATTGAAACATCAATTAAATGGAAACTCAAGTGATATAAATGAAGACTTAGTTTGTTTAGCTTGCCGtggaaagaattaaattaGCTTACCAAGAGAAGTGAGAGGAAGAAtgcaaagagagaaaggaaagactTCATGACTGCAGAAAAAGGCAATAACGTTAAAGTAGAATACCACACTGTGACCGCCAACTATATATGTACGCAGTTAAATAAGCAAATCGTTCTATTTATAGAGATAGAAAAATATGTGTatgtatctttctttttttttatatgaagggaaattttattgaattaatttaaaataacatCCTAAGTCATTGGACACTTAAAGAGTCCGTAAgtactaaataaaaaatgtttgtAGGGGTACATCATAAACTTGTAATTCTATacttaaatcatcataatGAGTGGCCATCCAATCGGTACATTGATTGGCTTCACGATATATGTGAGTTAAGTGACATTCACATTCCTTGTGAAGTAACTATCTGATTGATTGTAGTAATTGGATATTTGACTCTAggtcattttctttgttttgtattttttgcAATGCTAAAAGCGAATCTATTTCCACTTGTACTTTTCTATAACCTTTAGACCAACATATCATCAATCCATGATAAATTCCCAGAGCTCTGCAATTAGAGAGAATAAAATACCAATCTTATAGGTGAATCCTATTAACCATGTTCCAGAGCTATCTCTAATAAGTCCACTTGCTACCGCTGGTCCTGGTTGCCCTTCAGCTCTTCCATCtacatttaatttgaaaaagaattcttTAGGTTTCATCCAGCTAATCAGAGACTCGTGCTTTACCTTTTGCTGATCATGTTGTAAACTATCCCAGGCTTCTTTAGCTTTTGTTCAGATAAGTTGTTTGGCGTTGCAAGGCCAAGAAAATTTTCCatcaaaaatagataaattaggccaataccaaaAGTACCATAAAGCATGAATGAATATGGTCCCCCATGGAATACCTTCCAAGAACACCGTACTCTGCATATTGTTTAATATCCAGACTTGTAGACCTTGCATAAAAAAATCCTCTGTTACCAAGTCGGGAAGAAAGGATAACCAGTATGTATCTTTTTATAACAACCAGTATTTGTTTTTACATTCGTAGTAATAcgtgaaaatttatcttttatttaattattaatatttttgaagtataaataattaaatttttatatatttttttgaaaatgaaattttataatattaataggtaaattatttaaaattaagaaattttttttaataaaagtcatttAATGCAATAAACGTTTTCATTTacaaattagataaattttattaatatttttgataaaaaaattttaaaacaataatttagaataaaataaacaaaaatgtccattttcattgataaaaatttttatttctatatgTGCTTTTATATAGATTATAGTTATAGATATTCAAGAAGCCATGATTGATACGGATGATTAATTTTTACCTAACAACATCTTACAAGTGCATTGTTGTGATGGGGGAggcatttttttatttaaataatttttaaattttgaaaatatttatattttgttacagatcttaatatatattatacatataaggagaatataatcatatatatttttaataatgataattctaataaaaaaattaaatatattaaaaataattattcataaTCTACGTAACTATATCATAAATATACTTGCAGGTGTCCGTAATTGatatactattattttttaaaatatttatactttattgTATAATTTACTTTGTGTTATCAAacaaatatatgtatatttatatatctataaatgttcattatcaaatttttttaatgataacaatgtcattttgaaataaaattatcattctaaacataatataaaaatgatatgatttcattaaaaaattttaattcatgtAATAACAAATATCATACCTTACctatatgtatttatatgattatttataaGCATACTATTCCTAACATAACGTAGAATAAATgtagattttaaaatcatcCATAGTATTTAGATATATTAGTAATTGATATAATTTGAATATGTttatttacattaattatgtataccatttttaatataaaattttaacttattcATAATTGTTttccaataaaattattatttaatcaattacATAACCATTTTACACCcctatttctttttccttccctcttcccatttctttctCTATCTTTCCACAcccaaacattaaaaaaaaaaaaaaaccatgtgACAATCTATTGGCAACTGAAGAGATGAATTGCCAATGAATTGGAAGTTGTTAATGCAAGTGGAGACAACTTGAATTGTAGGTGGATAGGGTAATCCTCTTTGTTTCTGATACTTACAAATACTACTACTTTTGTATACCGCATATGGAAAAGTTCATGCCTTGTCCTTATCTAATAATGGCATTTATTGTGACTATTTTTTGTAAGTATATTAGAAATGAGCCAGCGAATTGGCACATTCCTTTTTACTtgttacattaaaaaaataaatatttgccTAATTAATTTGTCATGATTAAAAAGCTTATCATCAAAGGAAAGATTACTAATATTATATAGCCACAATCATGGGAGAAAAGATAAAATCTTTGATTGATTGACAAATTAAGATAGCATGTACCCACTCCCATtagtttaataaatttaatagaTTCGGCTCGATCTCACGTGCTAAATTTAATGAATGCATTATTATGGTTAgagaatattttcttataatatATTAGTTAATGGTCGATTATTACTTTAAACTAtagataatatttaattaatttagaaaaGCAGTAAGAGACATTCACTTGGCAAATTCCTTGATAAGAtgatgaataaataaattgacGATGACATGAGCCAAATTCATTAGCATTGATCTCTGTAGAAATGATTTGCAACAAGCACATTGAATTCATGTCTAGTCGAGTTGGATGACTCGTTTTGTCGGCAAACTCAATGTTCTCCTGTATTCTAAATTTCGTCGAACTGATCTCCGAGGAATTCCAACGCAATAAATCGTTGAAATCAGATCATGGACAATTTGGTgggaaaggaaaatgaaattcCAGGATTCAATTTGGTGgtgagggaaaaaaaaaggaaaaatttaacaaaggaaaattatataaaggaaattttgGATGGGATTGGTCTTGTTAATTAGCAGATGTATGCTTTTTGGGTttgcattttaattttaattgatattgtaatttatttatattgttaacaataaaaacattaataaataaattctttttttaaaaaaattaaatatttaatttattaattaatgtatgaTTCATTATCTAAATAACAGACAAAACCACAAACAATAATGCTTGACCTTGACTTAAGATCATTAGCAAatgatttcttcttttttagaCTAAGCAATAATGCTCGGCTTTGGCTCAAAATCCTTAGCAAGAAGACAATCTTTCTTGAGAACAATATCATCACCGTCACCCTTAGCTTGAAATCAGTACccaatggttttttttttttttagaccAATATTATCATTGTAAACAGTAATTCTCGGTCCTGGTTCAAAATCattagaaaaaagaattatttttcttgagaACATTATCGTCACTGTAAATAGTAATGCTCGGCCTTGGGTCAAAATCATCAGTGaatgatttcttttcttttaagacCAATGTCGTCATTGAAAGCAGTAATACTCAGCCTCGGCTTGAAATCATTAGTAGTGCTCAGTCTTGGCTCGAATTCATTGGCAAGTCAATCAATGGTTGGACCTATGTACTCTGGTTCACGTAAGTGATTAATGTTTACTACTGGTTCTTGCGTATGACTAGAAATAATTGAGAATCCCTATTAACTAGAATTTGGGTTTATGGTCTACTTATTCTTGGGGCTTgtggttaattttatttggatTTATCTATGTGATGCAACATGTGTGCAACTGCAAGCTATATCGCCTCCCACATCTCGATGAACAATAATGACCAATCAGTGAAGGAAACTTATCCTTTTTCTCTTACATACATCACAGAAATCGTTATCCgtacaaagattttgattttattttttgttgcttTCTCTTCCATTTAATTAGGTGGAATAAggaattaatcaattaatgatcaacattcaatttcaacttatgataattgaaaaataaaaatcatggGTTAATGTTAAGAGAAACCATCAATTTGTCTGTCATTCAtcaaatttattaagttttaatttcaaagtcTAATAATGCTTGACCATGCAACTAAATTACACAAGCAATTATTGGAATCATTTAAAATCTgttaattagaaaaatattgaaaGGGACTAAAGAAAGCTAAAAGTAGTAACCTTCTTTGGATTCTTCGAAATGTGGGTATGCTCCCTCAAGTCAAAGATactttatttcattatttgcGGAAGTTGCTAAAACAGAGAAAAGTAGACCATCCTTTTTGGAAGATGATCCAAAATCTATTATACATTCATCTTTAATTCGAATCCATGCcacccaaaaaagaaagggaataGAAAATGATTTACTCAAGCAACCTTGTGTAATGGATAAACGATGCCAGCTAATTTGTGCATGTAATCAATGCTTAATACCTGTCTTGCTCTTATAAATGCGTGACAAACAAAATCAAACAGCACTTACAATTATAAAGTTGTGACTGTTTTTAGTACTTTCCAAAGTAGTCATGATTTCCATCTggtgtttatttaatttgttaaagCTTTAGATTTGGAGCAAAGTTTAAAGATTCAAATCTTATTAGCAATATAGTAATAGGTCGACATAGTAGTGGCATGCCATATTCATCTTATTTTCATGCTTGGAAATATGCATGCAGTCAAAACAATCGTAAAAGATACTGTCCAATCCTTGTCTCGGCGATATCCCCTCCCATTATAGTAAAAGATTCGCTTTATTATATGAAATCTATTGATTATATGACAGACAAAGCAATCCTGATTaaggattttgttttctagtACATTAAAGTTTGGTAATATCTTTGATTAAGTAAAAGTTGTCGAATATGGTGGCTAGTCACttcaagattttttattttccagcACATTGAATTCGTGCACTATAtgcatgtgactcaatatcTGCAAGCTTCTCCGATCCTTTAGCCTTTTCATCATTTGGACTTTGTTCTTGAAAAACTTTGCTAATTGTTTTGATGAATTTGGGAATTTAGCTAACTAGActaaattttgaatgaaaattatgttaaatttgtaatttatactaatttaatatctatcataataaaaatttaaaatataaaaatatattcgATTCTTGATACATAATTTGACAGCAAAAATAATACTATTCAGAtaattgttggatttcaatGTACTaagatttttctcttttttatttatatattctctaatggatgagaattttaatattattgcTTAAACAAGAAACCTAACTTTATTTGTATTTACTGGATCTTTAAATCTAATCATTAttataagatttaaaattttttacactGGCCTATACTTTTGAACTAACATATAGTATTGAAATTTAACTCGCTTTATTAAATCCTATTATGAATAATAATAgtatttctttattaaaattaaattaacttaattcgattttgattaaatataaaaaataaataatataaatccATACtttaattctaaaaaaaaatccaacaaattatttatgaaataaaCTCTGAGTAAATACTGCTAGTATCAAATATCAAGCACGAGGCATTTCAATggcaaaaatatataaaagctGGGGGAATTGCTTTTATATTATCGAATGTTAAATTGATGGAGACAAGAGATTTTTCTTTACCCCTTTTCCTGGTGTCGCTTTTACACAGATCTGACACCCCACCTGCAATCATTCTTCAATTTAGAAATATAGACAGGAGACACAAAAGGAGAATGCATGGGTGAAAAGGCAACATAATCTCAATCAGGTTGTGTTTTCTGACTAGAccgaaattaatttatttgattttgagccCATGTTTGATTTGACATGTCACAATAATGCAATGAATTTCACAggtataaaataaatattgaatttCATGGTGACAAGATTTAGTGAAAATTTAACACTGGCTGTTATGGTATGTTTATCGTCTTTTAATCTTATATGGGTCTTATTGAATTATAAGTTTGCGTTAAACTTTTATGATGTGACGCTATTGATTCTAGTTTTAGTGACAATAAGACCCTGAAATATGACAAAGCcttgaatttgaaataaaatttaccATTACCTTTGTCATCTTGCATATGAGATTCTTAATTATCTTTGCGttgtatttttcttgttgaaactAATGCTGTTGCCTAGCTCCAGCTTGGGTAGGTGAAGCATTCACTAGTTAGATATTTGAACATTCAACTTCTTCAATGATTGAGCAAAATTAACATGATCCTTTGATAGAAGAACAGGCTACATGCTTGGGACGGTTTCTAAGCATATTTAACCTTTAGTCAATAATTTTGATAGAAGAATAGGTTTCAAAAGAATCTATTTTACGAAAAAGTTATCTGAAGTGTACTTTTTTAAGCTCAGGTGTCCGAACAAAGTTTAAAGCtcaaagataagaaaaataaggcTTTTTAATATAAAGATATTATTgtctttttaatgaaaattataaggtttttattattttttgggaAAATTTAACATTGTTAACTCTTATGAAaattgtaataaaattttaattgataaaagTGTTATGtggaaaaaatatcatattctATTCTATGTTAATAATTATCAATAGCACTACTAATATGGCATTAGACTATCTGTCTACCTCTAGTTCTCTACCGCACTCTTATGTTTCTTTATGTTCATCTCCGTTCCCTCTTTGTAAAAGGAGAAGATAGCTGAAAGTGGAAGAAATTTGCTATAGAAGAAGGAGAATGAAATTTGTTTCTTGCAGCAGCTTTCTTATCCTCCTACTTGTCATGGTAATACTTAAAACTCTCTGCTTCATTCATTTC containing:
- the LOC18607799 gene encoding uncharacterized protein LOC18607799, with product MKSFLSLFAFFLSLLLFANTIAARTDPGEYWRAIMKDEPMPEAIEGLLRIDAAASSFSDEKPNCHDADQSFEPQKEKTFVKDFEPGHGATAYDNDIKPAEEKSFVKDFNPRSTGEKSSFANDFEQRPSATAHTDDVGLKEKKLSSFAKSFEPKPSATAYTDDVGSKEKLSIANDFEPRPSVTTYTDNVDLKEEKLAFVNDFEPRPSATAYTDDVGLREKKLSFANDFEPRPGVTAYTDDVGLKEKKLAFAKDFEPRPSVTTYVDDVGLKEKKLFANDFEPRPSVSAYTDDVGLKKKKLAFANDFEPRPSVSAYTDDVGLKKKELSFANDFKPRPSVSAYTDNVDLKKKKQFVSDF